A stretch of DNA from Channa argus isolate prfri chromosome 7, Channa argus male v1.0, whole genome shotgun sequence:
CAGCCTGTTCTCAAACACATGTGATGAGTGCAAAGAACTCATTGGCCATGATGCACGGGTAAGGCATCCATTTTGACATGATCAGACATGCAATGTGCTTTCTCTTGTGCAATAACAGTTCTAAGTGGAGAATCATCTCATTGTcttgtgatttaaaatgaaaaatacattaagaACTTTATCTAGAAATTTCTggtaacaattatttttatgtaagaCGTGCTGGAACATGTCCCACATATGATGTCAGTGTTTCCACAGTGTGCgccacattttaaacatttaaacaaagatAAAGCAGATCAAAGAGGaacacaaatttgttttaactcattttttacCATGTTTTGACATGGGCTTGAATTGTTAAAACAGAGCTTAAGTCATGGTAATGATGCATAATTCATGCCAAATGAGGCATATTGTGTGTGGCAAGACAGAGAAAGGGCTTATTTAATATGCTATAATAAGGACAATTTTCAAGTTAACCTAAGCCAACAGGCAATTTTCTCTAAGATTGTAAAAATGTAGCATGAGGGAACGTCTCCCTATTCTCTCCAATCAAGTAAAAATGCAATCTTCTGTGAATGGAATACACTAACGTAAAGCGAATAATTTAACCTAATTTAACCAACGTACACTATTCACAGTTTACAGATGGGCCACGCTTAAGTGCTTAGTAGTTTACTTAGCTAAGGAGCCCTATGAGTTATCAACACCCTCACATGCTGTGGTCAGGATTGTCTTGGCTCAGTGCCCTGCAGACAATCAGTGCTCTCCCATCATTGTAAGACCATTTTAACAGAAGCGTGCACATAAGTACAGCATGTGCAAACCACCACATACTCTTGACAGCCTATGCAGACGTGTCAGTTTAACCCAGACCAGTCTCTCCTCTCCATTCCTGTTGTAACTGGAAACCTTTGTCGCTGTTTAGTCTTGCAGCCCTAACCCTTACTCATCTCCTGTAGATGGCTCCAATACTGAAactttaaaacatgcaaaagtaaCTGTGTTGGAGGAAACACATTGCGattaaggtttttttatttctctgataTATTTATAACACTGTGATATGAAGTCCAGTatccttttctccttttgttctTCTGCCAGGAGCTCTTTTATGAAGACCGGCACTATCATGAGCACTGCTTCCGCTGTTTCCGCTGCGATCGCTCATTGGCAGATGAGCCCTTCACCAGCCAGGATGACGCCTTGCTCTGCAACGACTGCTACTGTAATGAGTTCTCGTCCAAGTGTGTAGCCTGCGACAAGATTGTCATGCCAGGTACAGATGAAAACGGGGACACTGCAAGGTTTTTGTTAAAAGAAGCTGAAATGTGATAACTCACTGAGCAAGAATTATCTTAATTGActcacatttaattttcatagtgatgtacaaattaaatgttaaagatAGATTTAGCCGAATTACTTTGGAAATCCATTTATATCCCTGCATCATTGGCAAAAGGTTGCAGGGAtattaaaagtataaagtaaCAGACCAAGCCCATATAGAAGGAAATCAGTTTTGGAAAAAATGTGGACGGCCAGTATAAGACAAAGGCGATGGTCCGTGATTGGCTAACAGCCAGGGCTGAATGTGTGACTGCCAGTCTGCTTGGCTTGTGGTCTGTACGCCAGATCCCTAGGGCTGGCCGCCTGCCAGCAGTCTGATGATAACAAAAGATAAGCAAGTCAGTTATTCCAGTGCCCCTGTGGTTGCTTACACAGTCGTCACAAAGTAGCAAGAGATTCCAAAAAGAGTTCGGCGTTTCCTTAGAGTTCTTCTATACCCAATTTCGTGTTCCTTGTGAAGATCACACATTTGCAATGGagcatttaatataatttagaaTTAATAATTAAGTATGGCCCAGAGTGATTCACCTTGAAAAATAAAGATTGTTTTAAATAGAGATAACGTCAACATCTGCAGTATAATGTCAACCATGTTTTACAGTAGTGTAACTTACTTTCACCGTGTGTCATCAGTGTTTCACGGTGAGTAAACCATAGAAAGAGCAGCTATGTTGTGCTTCTGAAGAGTAAAACATTTCCTCTAACAGTAGAACTACACGTTGTACAATTTATCATCATACAAAGACATATACAGCCTAAAgaatacacacccacacacacttgtatttgtttaataaGCAGAAGTGGTTTATGATGGtgacaaaaagggaaaagaaactTTATACCAAACCATGTAAATTGATTCCTCAAACgctattttgtttaaaaagtttgaTCTGATAAAACTGCTCCGGTTGCCAGAGACAGTCCCACAGATGATGTACTGTTGTGCAGAAAATGGTCCTCGTCTTTTGACCCATAGTTTATATAAAACACTTGCGGTACAGAAACTGAAAACCTATAAGACGTACTGTATCAACAGGCACATGGTACCTTGCAAAGAGGCTTTGCTTGCAGCCCTTTAAATTTGTTACAATACGTGTATAATTGGGCTCAATAATTAGAGGTGCTGTATTGTGGatttcagtttgacatttttgtatttgtaaaatccTCTTAGCTAAAAGCTAATATTGTCCTCTTTGAGCCACTGTATTTCCTGTAAGCTTATAACCTGGAATGCTTCTGGGGgggatttttgtgtttttgattagAGAATACCACAGCAGACAGCCTGAAGCTGTGAAATGTTAGCAATCTGCAGACAGCAGTAGTACAAAATGTCGGTCCCACACAAACCACTGCGCTGCCATCGAATAAACCGAGCAGTTCAATAAAAAACTCAACATCCAAGGGATAGAAGATGAATTGGTTGGGGACACAGAGGAGGAAAGTGgcattatttcttttcttgtaaGGACTGTTGCCAGTTTCCAGCTGTAGAAAAGAGGAGTGGGACCTGTGGTattatgatttaaaataaaaataaatcttagtgaaaataaatgagttTAATATGCTTTCTTGTAATTCAAGagtattatttcatttttcaataaaatcaccaccaaaaaatacaaaaaatgtcataACAATCaaatgacagtaaaataaacGAATTATCctgcactttttttctttccatctgtaatttttctttccatctcaattttaattttctttctctatctctgcttcctgtcatgtcttgtttttctgctaGGTACAAGGAAGTTGGAGTATGCAGGCTCTACATGGCACGAGGGCTGTTTCATCTGTCACAGCTGTGGGCAGCCTATTGGCTCAAAGTCCTTCATCCCTGACAAAGATGAACACTATTGTGTGCCCTGCTACGAGGAAAAGTTTGCTCCACGTTGCACACGCTGTAAAAAAGTAAGCGAAACTATAAAGCATCTCCACAAATTGCTGGACTTAAAGAGATTCAAATTATGCTTTTAATGAGTGAAACCCTTCCCAATGGCGAACGGGAGACTGGAGATTGGAGGTTTGCAACAGTGTACATGGGAATAGATTTCAGAAGTCAATTAAAAGAATGTCCTTATAACCTTTGACCTCTCCTATTTTCAGACTCTGGCTAAGGGTGGCGTGACCTATCGGGATGAGCCATGGCATAAGGAGTGCTTTGTGTGCACCAGCTGTAAGACGCAGCTGGCGGGTCAACATTTCACCTCCCGAGACGACAGCCCTTACTGCCTCAAGTGCTTTGGCAGCCTGTATGCCAAAAAGTGTGAGGCCTGCGGAAAACCAATCACAGGCAAGATTACGTCATTGTGTTCCACATAGATAAGTAATACTGCCTTATGaatctgtttaaaaatgctggagaaaaaagtaaagtggaCTTTACTTGGCCTGCCTGTGGTTGAATTTGTAGTGAGCTAACATTGCGCCACTTTGACAcaggtttgtctttgtttcattaTGCTTCTGTCCAGGTTTTGGAGGGGGAAAGTACATCTCATTTGAAGATCGCCAGTGGCATCAGCCATGCTTCACCTGCTCCCAGTGCTCCGTTTCACTGGTGGGCGTCGGCTTTTTCCCTGATGGTGAAAGGATCCTGTGCCGTGAATGCCACATGAATCTATAGAGTAGTTATTTACCACCTACACACCTTTTTTTTGAC
This window harbors:
- the fhl3a gene encoding four and a half LIM domains protein 3; translation: MADRFDCDNCKESLYGRKYIQSDESPYCIPCYDSLFSNTCDECKELIGHDARELFYEDRHYHEHCFRCFRCDRSLADEPFTSQDDALLCNDCYCNEFSSKCVACDKIVMPGTRKLEYAGSTWHEGCFICHSCGQPIGSKSFIPDKDEHYCVPCYEEKFAPRCTRCKKTLAKGGVTYRDEPWHKECFVCTSCKTQLAGQHFTSRDDSPYCLKCFGSLYAKKCEACGKPITGFGGGKYISFEDRQWHQPCFTCSQCSVSLVGVGFFPDGERILCRECHMNL